DNA sequence from the Cupriavidus oxalaticus genome:
CACCAGCAGCGTTTCCATGGTGTTGCACGGCGCGTAGCGCTGGGTCTTGGCGTTGTCGCAGACGCGCACGGCCTTGTCGAGGTCGGCGGCGGCGTCGACGTAGACGTGGCAGATGCCGTCCAGGTGCTTGATCATCGGCACGCGCGCTTCTTCCATCAGGCGCGCGATCAGGCTCTTGCCGCCGCGCGGCACGATCACGTCGACGAATTCGGTCATGGTGATCAGGCGGCCGACGGCGGCGCGGTCGGTGGTCTCGATCACCTGCACGGCTTCCGGCGGCAGGCCGGCGGCGGCCAGGCCTTCGGCCACCAGCGCGGCCAGCGCGGTGTTGGATTCAATCGCCTCGGACCCGCCTCGCAGGATGGTGGCGTTGCCCGACTTCAGGCACAGCGCCGCGGCATCGATGGTCACGTTGGGGCGCGACTCGTAGATGATGCCGATCACGCCCAGCGGCACGCGCATCTGGCCGACCTGGATGCCGGTCGGGCGGAACTTCATGTTCGAGATCTCGCCGATCGGGTCGGCCAGCGCGGCGATCTGCTCCAGGCCGGCGGCCATGGTGGCGATGGCCTTGTCCGACAGCGTCAGGCGGTCGACGAAGGCGGCGTCCTGGCCGTTGGCGCGGGCACGCTCCACGTCGCGGGCGTTGACGGCCTTGAGCTTGTCGGCATCGCGGCGGATGGCGGCGGCAATGGTCAGCAGCGCCTGGTTCTTGTCCGCCGTGGAGGCACGCGCCATCGCGCGCGACGCCGCGCGGGCCTGGCGGCCGACGCGGTCCATGTATTGGTTGAGGTCGAGCTCGTTCATGTCAGTGGCCGGGGGAAGGCCGTCAGTGTGTGTTCCTCCCCTCTCCCGCATGGCGGCAGAAGGGTTGGGGGTGAGGGCCGGTGCATCAACGGGCGATATCGCCGGATCCACCGCCTGCCCTCTCCCCCGGCCCCTCTCCCGCAAGCGGGAGAGGGGAGCAAACCTTGCGGGGAGCAAACGCTCAGCGCGCAACCATCAGCGCCAACTGCTGCAAACCGTCCCACGGTTCCGCCGGCAGCGGCGCGCTGCCCGGTGGCGGCAGGTCGTGCAAACCCTTGACCTGGCGGTCCAGCCGCGCGGCCAGCGCCAGCGCCGCTTCCAGCCGTGGCAGCGGCAGGCGCTGCGCGGCCTGCGGCACCAGCCGCTCGCGCGGGCCCCAGACGCGCAGTTCGCGCATCAGCACGCCCGCCGGCTTGCCGGCCGCAAGGCCTTGCCGGACCTTGGATAATACGCGAATTTCCTCGGTCAGCGCCCACAGCACCAGCACCGTGGCCTCGCCCTCGCCGCGCAGCCCTTCGAGCATGCGCACCAGGCGCGGCACGTCGCCCGACAGCATCGCCTCGGACAGCTTGAATACGTCATAGCGGGCCACGTTCAGCACCGCGTCGTGGACCTGGTCGAAGCTCAGCTCGCCCGGCGGATACAGCAGGCCCAGCTTCTGGATTTCCTGGTGTGCCGCCAGCAGGTTGCCCTCGACCTTGTCCGCGATGAACTGCAGCGCGCGCCGTCCCGGCTCGCCGCCCTCGACGCGCTGCTGCTGCAGCGCCAGCCGCTCGCCGACCCATGCCGGCAGCCGGGTGCGGTCCACCGCGTCGACCTTGATCGACACCCCCGCGCCTTCCAGCGCCTGGAACCATGCCGACTTGGAAGTGGCGAAATCCAGCCGCGGCAGCGTCACCAGCATCACCACGTCCGGCGACGGCTGCGCCGCCACCGCGCGCAGCGCCTCGCCGCCGTCCTTGCCGGGCTTGCCCGAAGGGATGCGCAGCTCGACGATCTTGCGGTCGCCGAACAGCGACATCGACTGCTGCGCCTCGACCAGCTGGCTCCAGTGAAAGCCGCGCTCGGCCACCAGCACCTCGCGCTCGGAGAACCCCGCTGCGCGCGCCGCGGCGCGCAGGCGGTCGACCGCCTCCAGCACCAGCAGGTGCTCGTCGCCGTGCACCACGTACAGAGGCGCCAGGCCGCGGGCCTTCGCCTGCTTCAGGTGCGCGTCGAGCCCGTCGAGCTTGAGTTGCATGGGTGCGTCAGATGGCCTTGACCGCGGCCAGCCGGCGCATCAGCTGCTGCACGATATCGCGCTGCATGTCGCGGTACAGCTGCTGCTCTTCGTAGTCCTTGGCCAGCGTGTTGGCTTCGTTGTAGGTCAGGTCGCGCGTCAGCACCAGCTGCGACGGCGCGATCAGTTCCTTGCCGGCGGCATCGCGCAGGCGGAAGGTAAAGCGCTGCGTCAGGCGGTACTCGCGCACCACGCCCTCGGTCGTGATCGACAGGATGGACTTGGTGCGGGTGTCCTGCAGCACGTCCAGCAGCGCGTCGGCCTCTTTCTGGTCGGCCACCACCTGGGTGTCGGAGCCGCCGCGGATCGCGCGGCGCAGGTCCGCGCCCATCAGCGAGTTGGGCGGAATCCCGATATAGAGCCGCTTGAACGCGAAGTCCGAATTGCCGCGCAGATGGAAGCCGCAGCCGGCCAGCAGGCCCGTTGCCGGCACCGCCAGCATCGCCGCGAGCGCCTTGCGGCGGCCCATGTTCAGTCGCTTCATTCTTGGCGATTCCTCAGTCAGGTTCCGGGCCGCTGACCCGTTACAGCACCACGTTCACCAGCCGGCCCGGCACCACCACGATCTTCTTGGGCGCCTTGCCTTCGGCAAACTTGGCCACGGTTTCGCTGCCGGCGGCGGCCGCCTCGATCGCGGCGCGGTCGGCGCTGGCCGGCACGGTGATGCTGCCGCGCACCTTGCCGTTGATCTGCAGCACCAGCTCGATCTCGCTGCGCACCAGCGCGGCTTCATCGACCTGCGGCCACGGGGCGTCGAGCAGGTCGCCGGCTTCGGCGGCGAAGCCCAGTTGGTCCCACAGCCCGTGGGTGATGTGCGGCACCACCGGGTACAGCACGCGCAGCAGGATGCCGAAGCACTCGCGGCGCGCGGCCGGCGAAGCGGTCTTGGCGTCTTCCAGCGCGTTCAGCATCTTCATCGTGGCCGAGACCACGGTGTTGTACTGGATGCGCTGGTAGTCGTAGTTGGCTTGCTTGAGCACGCCGTGGATCTCGCGGCGCAGCGCGGCGTCATCGGCCGTGATGGCACTGCCGGCGCCATCGCGCAGCGCGGCGGCGTTGGCATAGCCGTAGTTCCATACGCGGCGCAGGAAGCGCGAGGCGCCCTCCACGCCCGAACCGCTCCACTCCAGCTGCTGCTCGGGCGGCGCGGCGAACATCACGAACAGGCGCGCGGTGTCGGCGCCGTACTGGTCGATCAGCGCCTGCGGGTCGATGCCGTTGTTCTTGGACTTCGACATCTTCTCGATGCCGCCGATCACCACCGGCTGGCCGTCGGCCTTCAGCGTGGCGCCCACCGGGCGGCCGCGCTCGTCGGTCTGCACGTCGACGTCGGCCGGGTTGTACCAGTGCTTCTTGCCCGAGGCATCTTCGCGGTAGAAGGTCTCGTTGAGCACCATGCCCTGCGTCAGCAGGTTGGTGAACGGCTCGTCGAACTTGACCAGGCCCAGGTCGCGCATGACCTTGGTCCAGAAGCGCGCGTACAGCAGGTGCAGGATCGCATGCTCGATGCCGCCGATGTACTGGTCCATCGGCATCCAGTAGTCATTGCGGGCATCGACCATGGTGGCCGCGTCCGGGCAGGTGTAGCGCATGTAGTACCAGCACGAATCGATGAACGTATCCATCGTGTCGGTCTCGCGGCGCGCGGGCTTGCCGCACGAGGGGCAGGTGCACTGCAGGAAGCGCGGGTCCTTGGCCAGCGGGTTGCCGGTGCCGTCCGGCACCAGGTCTTCGGGCAGCACCACCGGCAGGTCCTGCTCGGGCACCGGCACCACGCCGCAGCTGTCGCAGTGGATCAGCGGGATCGGCGTGCCCCAGTAGCGCTGGCGCGAGATGCCCCAGTCGCGCAGGCGCCAGGTGGTCTTCTTTTCGCCCAGGCCCATCGCGCCCAGGTCGGCGGCGATCGCTTCCACCGCGGCCTGGTAGCCGAGGCCGTCATACTTGCCGCTGTGGATGCAGGTGCCGTTTTCCTTGTCGCCGTACCATTCCTGCCAGGCTTCGGTCGAATACGGCTGGCCCTTCACGTCGATCA
Encoded proteins:
- a CDS encoding glutamate-5-semialdehyde dehydrogenase, with the protein product MNELDLNQYMDRVGRQARAASRAMARASTADKNQALLTIAAAIRRDADKLKAVNARDVERARANGQDAAFVDRLTLSDKAIATMAAGLEQIAALADPIGEISNMKFRPTGIQVGQMRVPLGVIGIIYESRPNVTIDAAALCLKSGNATILRGGSEAIESNTALAALVAEGLAAAGLPPEAVQVIETTDRAAVGRLITMTEFVDVIVPRGGKSLIARLMEEARVPMIKHLDGICHVYVDAAADLDKAVRVCDNAKTQRYAPCNTMETLLVSRDIAAAALPPLCRIYQEKGVELRVCPATRATLEAAGFSGLVDAAEEDWRLEYLAPILAIKTVAGLDEAIAHINEYGSHHTDSIITEDYSAGMRFIREVDSASVMINASTRFADGFEYGLGAEIGISNDKLHARGPVGLEGLTSLKYVVFGHGEIRT
- the holA gene encoding DNA polymerase III subunit delta; this translates as MQLKLDGLDAHLKQAKARGLAPLYVVHGDEHLLVLEAVDRLRAAARAAGFSEREVLVAERGFHWSQLVEAQQSMSLFGDRKIVELRIPSGKPGKDGGEALRAVAAQPSPDVVMLVTLPRLDFATSKSAWFQALEGAGVSIKVDAVDRTRLPAWVGERLALQQQRVEGGEPGRRALQFIADKVEGNLLAAHQEIQKLGLLYPPGELSFDQVHDAVLNVARYDVFKLSEAMLSGDVPRLVRMLEGLRGEGEATVLVLWALTEEIRVLSKVRQGLAAGKPAGVLMRELRVWGPRERLVPQAAQRLPLPRLEAALALAARLDRQVKGLHDLPPPGSAPLPAEPWDGLQQLALMVAR
- a CDS encoding LPS-assembly lipoprotein LptE translates to MKRLNMGRRKALAAMLAVPATGLLAGCGFHLRGNSDFAFKRLYIGIPPNSLMGADLRRAIRGGSDTQVVADQKEADALLDVLQDTRTKSILSITTEGVVREYRLTQRFTFRLRDAAGKELIAPSQLVLTRDLTYNEANTLAKDYEEQQLYRDMQRDIVQQLMRRLAAVKAI
- the leuS gene encoding leucine--tRNA ligase; protein product: MQDKYLPSAVEQAAQQHWQAIDAYRVSEHAAGPGGKEKPKFYACSMLPYPSGKLHMGHVRNYTINDVMARYLRMNGNNVLMPMGWDAFGMPAENAALNNGVAPAAWTYDNIAYMKKQMQSMGLAIDWSREVATCSPDYYRWNQWLFLKMLEKGIAYRKTGTVNWDPVDQTVLANEQVIDGRGWRSGAVVEKREIPMYYLRITEYAEELLGDLDGLGWPERVKVMQQNWIGKSVGVRFAFTHDIPGEDGKPINDGKLYVFTTRADTIMGVTFCAVAAEHPLATHAALNNPELAAFIDECKHGSVMEADMATMEKKGMPTGLQVVHPLTGEKVDVWVGNYVLMTYGDGAVMGVPAHDERDFAFANKYGLPIRQVIDVKGQPYSTEAWQEWYGDKENGTCIHSGKYDGLGYQAAVEAIAADLGAMGLGEKKTTWRLRDWGISRQRYWGTPIPLIHCDSCGVVPVPEQDLPVVLPEDLVPDGTGNPLAKDPRFLQCTCPSCGKPARRETDTMDTFIDSCWYYMRYTCPDAATMVDARNDYWMPMDQYIGGIEHAILHLLYARFWTKVMRDLGLVKFDEPFTNLLTQGMVLNETFYREDASGKKHWYNPADVDVQTDERGRPVGATLKADGQPVVIGGIEKMSKSKNNGIDPQALIDQYGADTARLFVMFAAPPEQQLEWSGSGVEGASRFLRRVWNYGYANAAALRDGAGSAITADDAALRREIHGVLKQANYDYQRIQYNTVVSATMKMLNALEDAKTASPAARRECFGILLRVLYPVVPHITHGLWDQLGFAAEAGDLLDAPWPQVDEAALVRSEIELVLQINGKVRGSITVPASADRAAIEAAAAGSETVAKFAEGKAPKKIVVVPGRLVNVVL